Proteins found in one Mycoplasmopsis gallopavonis genomic segment:
- a CDS encoding DDE-type integrase/transposase/recombinase: protein MRLKQFTKEQKLKYIHIYQKEGFEIAIITFVEDFWERYQIIKQRKEGKHQNPYRRAKALLKSWIKIYNSNMNNLESKSGKSKKPNSGRRKRVSINELCEEDRALYQDIMEEILEERGVKQQEIFEKIIKIKEDKSKQFRNISKISFVLKLNRTSFYYSYSKKEKIDKKKYIDDELINWINLEAKNSNFVIGRDKLYQKYLLTHQKRISSYLFRLNYEFNQYKSRAYQKKKSKKNKEEKFSRIWAPDLVQGNFKSNYFGEKLHADIKFIKTKEGMRFLHVITETFSNTVLNWTLSDIRDSASTIKLVQDTLDKHKVKPTIFHSDHGIEYANFAFSKFLKNVNTKQSMSPKGNSLANRPSEFIFALIQRELLDFYETDKMLDSEVNSIISKYFSWYNFERPQSNLNWKTPHGFSTHATLSV, encoded by the coding sequence ATGCGTTTAAAACAATTTACAAAAGAACAAAAATTAAAATATATTCACATTTACCAAAAAGAAGGTTTTGAAATAGCGATTATTACTTTTGTTGAAGATTTTTGAGAAAGATATCAAATCATAAAACAAAGAAAAGAAGGTAAACATCAAAATCCTTATAGAAGAGCGAAAGCTTTATTAAAGAGTTGGATAAAAATATATAATTCCAACATGAATAATTTAGAAAGTAAATCAGGTAAAAGTAAAAAACCTAATTCAGGAAGAAGAAAAAGAGTTAGCATCAATGAATTGTGTGAAGAAGATAGAGCTCTTTACCAGGATATTATGGAAGAAATTTTGGAAGAAAGAGGAGTAAAACAACAAGAAATTTTTGAAAAAATTATAAAAATAAAAGAAGACAAAAGTAAACAATTTAGAAATATTTCAAAAATTTCATTTGTTTTGAAATTAAATAGAACTTCTTTTTATTACTCTTATTCTAAGAAAGAAAAAATTGACAAAAAGAAATATATTGATGATGAATTAATTAATTGAATTAATTTAGAAGCTAAAAATTCTAATTTTGTTATAGGAAGAGATAAACTTTATCAAAAATACTTATTAACACACCAAAAAAGAATTTCTTCATATTTATTTAGACTAAATTATGAATTTAATCAATATAAATCAAGAGCATATCAAAAGAAAAAATCAAAGAAAAATAAAGAGGAAAAATTCTCTAGAATCTGAGCACCAGATTTAGTTCAAGGAAATTTTAAATCAAATTATTTTGGTGAAAAATTACACGCAGATATTAAATTTATTAAAACAAAAGAAGGAATGAGATTTCTTCATGTTATCACCGAAACTTTTAGTAACACTGTTTTAAATTGAACTTTGTCTGATATAAGAGATTCTGCATCTACTATAAAACTTGTTCAAGATACTCTTGATAAGCACAAAGTCAAACCTACTATTTTTCATTCAGATCACGGAATTGAATATGCAAATTTTGCCTTTTCTAAATTTTTAAAAAATGTAAATACTAAACAATCAATGTCTCCAAAAGGTAATTCATTAGCAAATAGACCTTCCGAATTTATTTTTGCATTAATTCAAAGAGAATTATTAGATTTTTATGAAACTGATAAAATGTTAGATAGCGAAGTCAATTCAATCATATCTAAATATTTTTCTTGATATAACTTCGAAAGACCTCAATCAAATTTAAATTGAAAAACGCCACATGGTTTTTCAACACATGCGACGTTAAGTGTCTAA